The proteins below come from a single Perca flavescens isolate YP-PL-M2 chromosome 8, PFLA_1.0, whole genome shotgun sequence genomic window:
- the fam185a gene encoding protein FAM185A, with protein sequence MFCGSASRRGCVRLLHCWSLTIGPRRTLATPRCPLHTSRFFSISAPAKSSSHDEVNQPLKQWDLVVSPYSTVRVQLGCSISIRPLDPHAFPEADRVFITVHGTDTEQVVGLDHLQVHYDDQSKELLIAAEKVNRSMSIDLTAPIKSNLLITTQGQGNVQVKNMECDICKVQTEKGNCLLHSVKAHQVEVQSNGGHVTGVGTIHGNVDISTCGDSGVDVKKLQGTKMNISTERGPLKVKAIYAESSCVSSCSGRVELGHVHGNATVKNVSGDTVVDGSNSFLKVSSHSGGIDVYVGDGGSAELHSQEGAVCVRVPSSLKAGVELCGTSVDISPEVVLHGVENNTAEGQTTVTGYINGESPMDQWVKAQADRNSVRLKTQSWFESLKLGS encoded by the exons ATGTTTTGTGGCTCAGCAAGTCGGCGGGGATGTGTCCGACTTCTCCACTGCTGGTCACTCACAATCGGTCCCAGGAGGACACTCGCTACCCCTCGCTGCCCTCTGCATACTTCACGGTTCTTCTCCATCTCTGCCCCCGCGAAGTCTTCATCACATGATGAGGTAAACCAGCCTCTGAAGCAGTGGGATCTGGTGGTGAGCCCCTACAGCACTGTGCGGGTACAGCTGGGCTGCAGTATCTCCATCCGCCCGCTGGACCCGCACGCCTTCCCCGAGGCTGACCGAGTCTTCATCACAGTTCATGGAACAGACACCGAGCAGGTGGTTGGTCTGGATCACTTACAAGTCCACTATGATGACCAGAGCAAAGAGCTGCTCATCGCAGCTGAGAAAGTTAACCGCAGCATGTCGATCGATCTGACTGCACCTATAAAAAGTA ATCTCCTCATTACTACTCAGGGACAAGGCAACGTGCAAGTGAAGAACATGGAGTGTGATATCTGCAAGGTGCAGACAGAGAAGGGCAACTGTTTGCTGCACTCTGTCAAG GCTCATCAAGTTGAGGTCCAGTCCAATGGAGGACATGTTACAGGTGTGGGCACTATCCATGGCAATGTGGACATCAGCACATGTGGAGACAGT GGAGTGGATGTCAAGAAGCTTCAGGGCACCAAAATGAATATTTCAACAGAACGTGGCCCTCTGAAAGTCAAAGCCATCTATGCTGAGTCCAGCTGTGTCTCCTCCTGCTCTGGGAGAGTAGAACTGGGACACGTACACG GTAACGCCACTGTGAAGAACGTGTCTGGAGATACAGTTGTTG ATGGTTCGAATAGTTTCCTGAAGGTTTCCTCTCACAGCGGAGGCATTGATGTCTATGTGGGAGACGGCGGCAGTGCTGAACTCCACAGTCAGGAAG GAGCGGTTTGTGTGCGTGTCCCCTCCTCATTGAAAGCTGGGGTGGAGCTCTGTGGTACGTCGGTGGATATCAGCCCAGAAGTTGTTCTGCATGGAGTAGAAAACAACACAGCTGAAGGCCAAACCACAGTTACTG GCTATATAAATGGAGAGTCCCCCATGGACCAGTGGGTTAAAGCTCAAGCAGACAGAAACTCCGTCAGACTGAAGACACAAAGCTGGTTTGAGTCCCTGAAGCTGGGGAGCTGA
- the fbxl13 gene encoding dynein regulatory complex subunit 6 isoform X3 → MTVDTVYIDPDDPMLSLCLFEKAYCCYRKHLTSSCFRKWKRFTTQSKSDIIELALKMDMAKKRYERKCQLVALTKWSNWVKLHKKMQAVATEKLERLVNAGRLKRIIAAWCNVAKDSKRTKEYFKRLEMGCIEIDNKVHQIGEGCDGLSMLPSRLLLKIFQYLELRDWLNCAEVCCTWKAIIQSGTLWSQINFSVEKDWITESTMKQILQTYRPFVIHLNLRGCTSLKWPSLKYISECRNLQDLNLSECLNVTDVMLQEIVEGCPCLLYLNLSCTPITNKTLRELSRSSLNLQYLSLAYCYRFTDKGFMYLNTGKGCHNLIHLNLSGCTQMTVNGFRYISAGCPSLKEIVINDMPTLSDSCVLALIARCRCLSAISLLDAPHLSDVAFKAIAEVAKLKTFRTEGNNQLTDVSWKALCSSSQGLRRLHAAECSRMTDASLKSMANLKNLQHLDISICNKVSDTGIQYLTEGLSSTKLRELNVSYCSHVTDISVMRIAQRLCKLYHLNLSYCERLTDVSLEWLSGSSICSLDISGCHIQDQGLAALERIRLKKLVLAECVYVTDIGMEKLCKNVRDLEHVDVSDCVALSDPAIRAISFYCRHLVTLRMSGCPKMTDMAVQYLTSGCQHLRDLDVSGCVLLTDRSLRYLEKICPPLCSITMACCRSISRAAALKLQPRVEHWEHSNDDPPYWFGYNMGQIVLPITRPAKTDDTWEVVEQHSVMTRAACTERVETNINK, encoded by the exons GAAGTGGAAGAGGTTCACCACGCAGAGTAAGAGTGACATAATAGAGCTGGCTTTGAAGATGGACATGGCAAAGAAACGTTATGAGAGGAAATGCCAGCTGGTTGCACTTACCAAATGGTCAAACTGGGTGAAATTGCACAAGAAGATGCAGGCCG TTGCCACGGAGAAGCTTGAGAGACTTGTAAACGCTGGCCGCCTTAAGCGCATCATAGCTGCATGGTGTAATGTTGCAAAGGACTCAAAGAGGACAAAAGAGTACTTTAAG AGGTTGGAAATGGGGTGTATAGAAATTGACAACAAAGTCCACCAGATCGGGGAAGGATGTGACGGACTCTCAATGCTCCCTAGCAGGCTTTTACTGAAG aTCTTTCAATATTTAGAGTTGCGAGACTGGCTAAATTGTGCTGAGGTGTGTTGCACATGGAAAGCTATTATCCAGTCAGGCACACTGTGGAGTCAG ATCAACTTCTCTGTGGAGAAAGACTGGATAACAGAAAGCACAATGAAGCAGATTCTGCAGACTTATCGCCCATTTGTGATCCATCTTAACCTGCGTGGCTGCACCTCTCTAAAATGGCCCAGCTTGAAATATATCA GTGAGTGCAGAAATCTCCAGGACCTTAATTTGTCAGAGTGTCTTAATGTTACA GATGTGATGCTTCAGGAAATTGTCGAGGGCTGTCCCTGCCTGCTGTACTTGAACCTTTCTTGCACACCTATAACAAACAAAACTCTAAGGGAACTGTCTAG GAGCTCTCTCAACCTTCAATACCTGAGTCTGGCCTACTGCTACAGATTCACAGATAAAGGGTTTatgtacctgaacacagggAAGGGTTGCCACAATCTTATCCACCTCAACCTGTCCGGCTGCACTCAG ATGACTGTAAATGGGTTCAGATATATTTCTGCCGGATGCCCTTCACTCAAGGAGATTGTGATCAATGACATGCCCACGCTGTCAGATAGCTGTGTCTTG GCGCTAATTGCCCGATGTCgctgtctgtctgccatttcTCTGCTGGATGCTCCTCATCTTTCCGATGTTGCCTTCAAAGCCATCGCTGAAGTTGCCAAACTGAAGACTTTTAGGACAGAGG GTAACAACCAACTAACAGACGTCAGCTGGAAGGCCCTGTGCAGCAGCTCACAAGGCCTCCGCAGACTCCATGCTGCAGAATGCTCCAGAATGACCGACGCAAGCCTCAAATCTATGGCCAACCTTAAGAACCTGCAACACCTTGACATCTCAATTTGTaacaa GGTGAGTGATACTGGGATCCAGTATCTGACTGAAGGTTTATCATCCACCAAACTGAGAGAGCTGAATGTCAGCTACTGCAGTCACGTCACTGACATATCTGTCATGAGGATTGCACAAAg GTTATGTAAACTGTACCATCTCAACTTGAGTTATTGTGAGAGACTGACTGATGTGAGTCTGGAGTGGCTGAGTGGCAGCTCTATCTGCTCGCTTGACATCAGCGGTTGCCACATCCAGGATCAG GGGCTGGCAGCTCTTGAGAGAATTCGCTTGAAGAAGTTGGTTCTTGCCGAGTGTGTCTACGTTACAGATATTGGCATGGAG AAGCTGTGCAAGAACGTGAGAGATCTGGAACATGTTGACGTGTCTGACTGTGTAGCTCTGTCAGACCCGGCCATCAGAGCGATTTCATTTTACTGCAGACATCTAGTCACACTGCGGATGTCTGGCTGTCCCAAG ATGACCGACATGGCAGTGCAGTATCTGACAAGTGGATGTCAACACCTGCGAGATCTTGATGTGAGTGGCTGTGTTCTTCTCACAGATCGCAGTCTCCGATACTTAGAGAAGATCTGTCCTCCGCTCTGCTCCATCACAATGGCCTGCTGCAGAAGCATCTCCAG GGCGGCCGCCTTAAAGCTTCAGCCACGTGTGGAGCACTGGGAGCACAGCAATGACGACCCTCCATACTGGTTTGGATACAACATGGGCCAAATAGTGCTTCCAATCACAAGACCCGCTAAGACTGATGACACCTGGGAAGTGGTGGAACAGCACTCAGTGATGACAAGAGCAGCATGTACAGAGAGAGTAGAAACAAATATCAATAAGTAA
- the LOC114560746 gene encoding leucine-rich repeat-containing protein 17: MHVTSSLLLASLLLLLLPSTEMKRPGKGRGLRGVRHKLTHDRVRGAARYTRSGPSRLVAPDCSELTESGDFFVDCQDRHLTSIPTSQTWSKQPKHLLLARNQIKVLHDGAFFGFESLTSLDLQQNQIHLVEEGAFQGLTRLTTLLLQHNHLGTLSEEALIPMPNLRYLRLYDNPWNCLCPMDSLVRTLQVPSNRNLGNHARCAEPIRLKGIKLKQIDPILLCKERDPTSDQTDPTDPVKPIPIRIRPDATTLCHTYLFPHIRVDCRKRGLTEVPTGISEDVVHIDLSHNSIRHLKARNFQTARSLRTLNISHNNMERIDTASLFGLLHLRELDLSDNSLHFIQYGVLEDLYFLSQLKLGGNPWVCDYSIHYMVYWLHLHPGVRHSGLLCHSPPEHTGKSLAKYVHSYNGECPKDRQQNRTDPDQSNPELWNTPMEVQGELEEEELEPSHLRVPQKYQIIRLS, translated from the exons ATGCATGTgacctcctctctcctcctagcctctctgctcctcctcctgctcccgTCCACCGAAATGAAAAGACCCGGGAAGGGCAGAGGCCTCAGGGGGGTgagacacaaactcacacacgaCAG AGTAAGAGGTGCTGCGCGTTACACCAGATCCGGCCCCTCCAGGCTTGTGGCACCTGACTGCTCAGAGTTGACAGAATCTGGAGACTTCTTTGTAGACTGTCAAGACCGACACCTCACCTCCATTCCCACCTCACAGACCTGGTCCAAACAACCAAAGCACCTCCTTCTAGCACGCAACCAGATCAAAGTCCTTCATGATGGGGCCTTCTTTGGATTTGAGAGTTTAACCAGTCTGGACCTGCAGCAGAATCAGATCCATTTAGTGGAGGAAGGGGCCTTCCAGGGCCTGACACGCCTTACaaccctgctgctgcagcacaACCACCTGGGAACACTTAGCGAGGAGGCCCTCATACCCATGCCAAACCTTCGCTACCTACGTCTTTATGATAATCCCTGGAATTGTCTCTGCCCGATGGACAGTCTCGTACGCACCCTACAGGTCCCAAGCAACCGTAATCTAGGAAATCATGCCAG GTGTGCAGAGCCCATCAGGCTGAAAGGCATTAAGTTGAAGCAGATTGACCCCATATTACTTTGTAAGGAGAGAGACCCAACCAGCGACCAAACAGATCCCACAGACCCTGTAAAGCCCATACCAATTCGCATAAGACCAGACGCCACCACATTATGCCATACCTACCTTTTCCCCCACATTCGGGTGGACTGCCGTAAAAGAG GTCTAACCGAGGTGCCTACAGGTATTTCAGAGGATGTTGTTCACATTGATTTGTCCCATAATTCAATCCGTCATCTCAAAGCCAGAAATTTCCAAACAGCGAGGAGCCTCAGAACCCTTAACATCAGTCATAACAATATGGAGCGCATTGACACAG CTTCCCTGTTTGGGCTGCTGCACCTTCGTGAGCTGGACCTGTCCGACAACAGCCTGCATTTTATCCAGTACGGAGTTCTTGAAGACCTTTACTTCCTGTCACAGCTAAAACTGGGAGGAAACCCCTGGGTGTGTGACTATAG CATCCACTACATGGTGTACTGGCTGCATCTGCACCCAGGGGTGAGGCACTCTGGCCTGCTGTGTCACTCCCCTCCCGAACATACTGGGAAGAGTTTAGCGAAGTATGTGCATTCCTACAACGGAGAGTGTCCAAAGGACAGACAGCAAAACAGAACAGATCCAGACCAATCGAACCCTGAACTATGGAATACACCAATGGAAGTGCAAggagagctggaggaggaggagctggagccGAGCCACTTGAGAGTACCGCAGAAATACCAGATCATCAGGCTGTCCTGA